The genomic stretch AGGCCACCGTAGGTATAACCGCCAATCACAATCACCCGCTTGCCCTGCAGCTGGTCAAAATGCTCGAGTGGCTCTGTGCCCTCTCGGTACCAGGCACTTAACTGAACCTGGAACGGACTGACCCAGCTTTCCAGCACCTCGCCCTCCAGCCTGGGCACCTCGGTAACCCCGGGCCAGACATCGATGGTTCCGTTGATCAGATAGAGGTAGACCCGGCTCACCGGCAGGTAAATGAAATCCGGCTGGTAGCCGGCCTCCGCAACCACCTTGCGGGTAAGCTCGATAAAGCGGCCAGCCGGCGTGCCATCGGCAGCCTGGTAGCTCAGCGGAGGGAATTCGAGATAGGCCACGCGAAGGGTTTTTTCAGCACCTCCGGCCTGAGCGACCGCTTGTGCCGATACCAGGCAGGCAATGAGCAAAGCCAGTACCCGTGCGGATTGAAAAAGCCCGGGCAAAGGAAAAGCAGACGGGTAGACTGAGAAAATACTGCGCATGGCGTCCGGAAATTTTGGTATGTTCGCGCAAAGATTAACAGACTGGCGCAAATCTGCACTGACACCCCACGCAAAAAAAACCGGACAGATTGTCAAATATGGTTAATTACCATGTACAGGCCGACCCCGCTCATCACCACCGTGTAGGGGAACGCCATGACAACCATCCTGCCATAGGACAGCCGCACCAGAGGCGCCACGGCGGACGTCAGCAGGAACAGGAACGCAGCCTGGCCATTGGGTGTCGCCACGCTGGGCAGATTGGTGCCGGTGTTGATGGCCACCGCCAGATCGCGGAAATGCTCGACACTGATGGCCCCGGCATCCAGCGCCTGCTTGACCTCGCTGATGTAAACCGTCGCCACGAACACGTTATCGCTGATCATCGAGAGAAAACCGTTGGCGATGAAGAACATGCCCGGCTGCTGGCTGGCCGGTAATGACAGCACGTAATCGATGATCGGTTTGAACAGATGCTGATCGTGAATCACCGCCACCACCGCGAAGAACACTACCAGCAGGGAGGTAAACGGCAGGGATTCCTGAAAGGCCTTGCCAATCTGGTGCTCGTCGGTGATGCCGGTAAACGAGGTAATCAGGATGATCACCAGCAGGCCGATCAGGCCGACCTCGGCCAGATGAAACGCCAGCCCCGCCACCAGAATCAGTGCAGCGGCGGCCTGAACCCACAGGGCTGCCTGGTCTGCCTTGGTCCGCTTGGCGCGTTCGTTGTCGGCAAACTCCTCGAGCACCCGGCGAACGGGTTTTGGCAGCCGCCCGCCATAGCCAAACCAGCGCAGCTTTTCCAGAGCCCAGCAGGTAAACAGCCCGGCCACCAGCACTGGCAGGCTGACCGGCGCCATGCTCATGAAGAAACCGGCGAAATCCCAGCCCACCACCTTGGCAATCAGCAAATTCTGGGGCTCGCCGACCATCGTGGTGACACCACCCAGCGCGGTTCCCACGGCGCCATGCATCAGCAGGCTGCGCAGGAAGGCCCGGAAATTCTCAAGGTCTTCCCGGTGCAGCTCGATCACCTCTTCGTCGCTGCTGGTGTTGTGGTCGGCATGCTGGTAGCCCTTGCCGGACGCCACCTTGTGATACACCGAAAAGAAGCCGACGGCCACGGAAATGATCACCGCAGTAACGGTCAACGCATCGAGAAAAGCCGACAAAAGCGCGGCCGCGCTGCAGAACAGCAGCGACAACGCTGACTTGGATCGAACGCCGACCAGAATCTGGGTAAAGGTAACCAGCAGCAACTCCTTCATGAAGTAGATACCAGCCACCATGAACATCAGCAACAGGATAACCGGGAAGTTGGTGAGCACTTCCAGGTAGACAGCCTCCGGCGAGGTCAAGCCGATGAGCAGGGCCTCTACCGCCAGCAGGCCACCGGGCAACAGCGGGTAGCATTTAAGCGCCATGGCCAGGGTGAAAATGAATTCCGCGATCAGCAGCCAGCCCGCAGTTCCGGACCCGAGGGTGTACATGACAATCGGATTGACGGCGAGAAATAACAGGATGACCTGTTTGTACCAGACGGGTGCCTTGCCGAGGAAGTTATGGGTAAAGCCGGAGATAACGGTAGTTGGCATTGCGGACTTCTTCTGAAAAACGGTTTATTGGAATTGTGTGGCAGAAGGCCCGCCTCTTCCTTGATATTTGTGTACCGGAATCTGATTCGACGGTACGTTTCCTGACCCTGATTGGCCCTGATAATAGCAAGAAGACGAGAAAAAATCGGCCACGCCGTATTTTCAGGTGATGTTACGCAATTAGAATGGCCAGAGCGACCGCAGGTTAATTGACGTCCGGCACCCTGCGGTCGCTTTGGCGAAAGCCGTCACCATTCCGGTCAGAAGAAGGCCTGGATTCCAGTCTGCGCACGGCCGAGGATCAGGGCGTGAACGTCGTGGGTGCCCTCGTAGGTGTTGACCACCTCCAGGTTCACCAGATGCCGCGCCACGCCGAATTCGTCGCTGATCCCGTTACCACCGAGCATGTCCCGGGCCAGGCGGGCGGGCACTGTCGCGCACCATGCGTTCCTCTTCGGTCAGCTGCTGGTCCAGCAACAGCGGGTCTTCCCAGTTGAAACTTGCTTGGTTGGCCATGTCGGTTGCCTCCGTTTGTTGATCTTGTGTTGATAGTGGACTGTCAGGCCCCTGCTGTGAAGTCTGCAAGAGGGCCAGATGAAGGCCACGCCCTACGGCTTTTCAAGCAACATGTTGCTGTATTTCATAACCATCTCCACTAATAGGAAATTTCTTATTCCTGTTTTTATAACTTTAAAAGAAATTACCTGAAGTGCTCATTGCGATTCAAAAATAGTATACCCAAATATTTTTTAAGGAAACATGTTGCTATATTATTTTAAGAAGGCGTATGTTGAAACTGACAAGGCAACGACCTGCTTTTGCGGTCAGGCCACCCAACAAAAACAAACCGGACACAACAGGTGAATCAGATGGATACAGGCATCACTCTCAATCCGGAACGCCGTGCCGCCATGGTGGAAAGCGGCGCATGGAACGACCTACTCATCACCGATTATCTTGACCAGGCTGTAGCCAACAGCCCGGACCGGGCGGCCATTGTTGGCTATCAGGTAACCGGCGATACCCGCACCGCACTGACATACCGGGAGCTCAATACAACCGTTACCCGCATGGCCGCCGGACTGGCCGGCCTGGGTATCGGAAAAGGCGATGTGGTGGCCTGCCAGTTGCCGAACTGGTGGCAAACCACCGCCCTGCACCTGGCCTGCATGCGCATCGGCGCCATCCTGAACCCGCTCATGCCGATCTTCCGGGAGCGGGAACTGCGCTTCATGTTGGGGCACGGTGAGGCAAGGCTGCTGGTGGTCCCCAAGGTGTTCCGCAATTTCGACTACGAAGCCATGGTGGATGGCATCCGCCCGGAATTGCCGAGACTGGAAACCGTGCTGGTAATCGGCGGTGAAGGTGAGCGCAGTTTCGAACGGCGTCTGCTGGAGACGCCCTGGGAAGAGCAAACGGACACGGAGGCGTTGTTTGCCGAACGCAAGCCCGGTCCCGACGAGGTGATCCAGATTCTTTACACTTCTGGCACCACCGGTGAGCCCAAGGGTGTCATGCATTCCTCCAACACTCTGTTCTCCAACGTGCGGCCCTACGCCGACCGACTGCACCTGACGGCCGACGACAAGGTACTGATGGCGTCGCCCGTTGCCCATCAGACCGGCTTCCTCTACGGCATCATGATGCCCATCTACCTGGGAACCACGGCCATCCTGCAGGACATCTGGGATGCCGATTTTGTGTGCAAGGTCATCGCCGCAGAACAGACGGCCTTCACCATGGCCTCCACCCCGTTCCTGGCCGACCTGGTGAAAACCGCACCAAAACACCAGGGCGATCTCGACTCGCTGCGCATCTTCGTCTCTGCCGGTGCCCCCATTCCCAGCGCCGTGGTGGAACAGGCAAGCAAGACCCTGAAAGCCAAAATTGTCTCTGCCTGGGGCATGACCGAGAACGGCGCCGTAACCATGACCTGCCCGGAAGATCCAGCCGAGCGCGCCAGCCAGTCAGATGGCAAGGCGCTGCCCTACATGGAACTCCGGATCACCGACTTCAAGGGCAACGAACTCCCCGCCGGCGAAGAGGGCAACCTGCTGGTTCGGGGCGCGAGCCTGTTCCTCGGTTACCTCAAGCGCCCGGAACTCTATGGCGTGGATGACGATGGCTGGTTCAGCACAGGCGACCTGGCGCGCATGGACAAGGACGGCTACATCCGCATCACCGGCCGCACCAAGGATGTAGTGATCCGCGGTGGCGAGAACATCCCCGTGGTTGAGGTAGAGAACCTGCTCTACAAGTTCCCCGGCATTGCCGATGTGGCTTTGGTGGGTTGCCCGGACGAGCGCCTGGGTGAGCGCCTGTGCGCCTATGTCACCCTCGACGAGAACGCCACCGACCTGACCCTTGACGAGCTCAAGAGCTACCTGACCAAACAGCAGCTTTCCAAGAGCTACCTGCCGGAATACCTGGAAGTGATCGAGGCCATGCCCCGCACCGCCTCCGGCAAGATCCAGAAATTCAAACTGCGGGAACAGGCGAAAGAAGTGCGCCTGGAACCGGCCAAACGCGCCTGACCCGACCCATTACTCTGAGCAACAGGAGAACAACCCATGAAAGGCCTTAACGGAAAAACAGTCATTGTTACCGGTGGTGGTGGCGGCATCGGCCGCGCGGTATCCCGGCGCTTTGCCGAGGAAGGCAGCCTGGTTGCCGTCCTGGACCGTGACGAAGCCACAGCCCAGGCCACGGTGGATCTGATCACCGAGGCAGGTGGCAAGGCCAAAGCCTACGCCGCCGACATCACCGATTACGCGGCCATTACCGAGACGGTGGCGGCCATCGAAAACGATCTGGGCGTGCCCACGGTGCTGGTGAACAACGCCGGCTTCGACCGCTTCATGCCGTTCCTGAAAACCGAGCCCAAGCTCTGGGATCAGCTGATTGCGGTGAATCTCACCGGTGCCCTGAACATGCACCACGTGGTGTTGCCAAAGATGATCGCCGCCGGTGGTGGCAAGGTCATCAACGTGGCCTCCGACGCGGCCCGGGTGGGCTCCTCCGGCGAATCCGTCTACGCCGCCTGCAAGGCCGGCCTGGTGGGCTTCAGCAAGACCGTGGCACGGGAACTGGCCACCAAGAACGTGTGCCTGAACGTGGTCTGCCCCGGACCCACCGACACCGCGCTGCTCAAGGGCGTGGCGGAAACCGCGCCGAACCCGGAGAAGCTGCTGGAAGCCTTCCGTAACGCCGTGCCGATGAAGCGCCTGGCCCAGCCGGAAGACTACCCCGGCATCATCGCCCTGCTCGCCAGTGACGACGCCAACTTCATTACCGGCCAGGTGATCAGTGTGTCCGGCGGCCTGACCATGGCTGGCTAAGCGGCCCTTTCCACACATCAAGACAACGAATCAGGAGCACGCATCATGAACTACGAAGACATTCTCTACGACGAAACCAACGGTGTCGCCACCATTACCATCAATCGCCCGGACCGTTACAACGCCTTCCGCGGCCAGACCTGCATGGAACTGCTGGACGCCTTCAACCGCGCCGGCTGGAACAAGGACATCGGCGTGATCGTGTTCACCGGTGCCGGCGACAAGGCGTTCTGCACCGGTGGTGACCAGGGCGCCCACGAAGGCCAGTACGACGGCCGCGGCCTGATCGGCCTGCCGGTGGAAGAGCTCCAGCGCACCATCCGCGAAGTCCCCAAGCCGGTGATCGCCCGGGTCAACGGCTTCGCCATCGGCGGCGGCCACGTTCTGCACGTGATCTGCGATCTGAGCATTGCCTCGGAAACCGCCATCTTCGGCCAGGTCGGCCCGAAAGTCGGCTCGGTGGATCCCGGCTTCGGCACCGCCTACCTGGCGCGGGTCGTCGGTGAGAAGCGCGCCCGGGAAATCTGGTACCTGTGCCGCAAGTACAGCGCACAGCAGGCGCTGGAGTGGGGCCTGGTGAACGCCGTGGTGCCGCCGGAGCAGCTGGACGAGGAAGTGCAGAAGTGGTGCGAGGAAATCCTTGAGAAGAGCCCCACCGCTCTCACCATCGCCAAGCGCTCGTTCAATGCCGACAGCGACAACATTGCCGGCATCGGTGCACTCGGCATGCAGGCCCTCAGCCTGTACTACGACACCGACGAGTCAAAGGAGGGCGTGAAAGCCTTCAAGGAAAAACGCAAGCCGGACTTCCGGAAATTCTACAAGTAAGCGAATCGCCCCGGCGGCCCCATGCCGCCGGGTCACCGACAACGCCCGGAGAACACCATGAATTTCGCATTTAACGAAGAACAGAACGCGATTCGCGACGTTGTGGCCCGCTTCAGCGCCGAGGTGCTGGCTCCGGGCTACCGCAAGCGGGATCAGGAAGGTGTCATCGAAAAGGATGTCATCCGCCAGCTCGGCGAGATGGGGCTGCTTGGTGGTGAACTGCCGGAAGAATTCGGTGGCAGTGGCATGGACTGTGTCACCAGTGGCCTGATCATCGAGGAAATCTCCAAAGGCGATTTCAACGTTGGCTACATTCCGCTGCTGACCTCCCTGAACGGCCAGATCATTGCCAGCCACGCCGCGCCGGACCTGGCGAAGGAGTGGCTGCACGGCATGACCACCGGCCAGAAAGTGGCCTGCATCGCCCTGACCGAGCCCCACGGCGGTTCCGACGCCGCCAACCTGCGCCTGAAGGCGGAGAAGAAGGACGACGTTTACGTGCTCAACGGCGAGAAAACCTCCATCTCCATGGCCGACCAGGCCGACGTGGCGGTAGTCTTCGCCCGCACCGGCACGGTCGAGCAGCGGGCTTCCGGCATCAGCGCTTTCCTGGTGCCGATGAACAGTCCGGGCATCACCACCACCCGGTTTGAAGACAACGGCCAGCGCGCCATTGGCCGTGGCTCCATCTTCTTCGACAACGTGGAAGTACCTGCCCACAACATGATGGGCGACGAGGGCAAAGGCTTCAAACAGGTGATGCAGGGCTTCGACTACAGCCGCGCCCTGATCGGCCTGCAGTGCCTGGCGGTGGCCCAGCAATCCCTGGATGAAACCTGGCAGTGGCTGACCGAGCGCAAAGCCTTCGGCCAGAACCTGTCAGCCTTCCAGGGCCTGACCCATCCGCTGGCCGAATACCAGACCTACGTTCATGCCGCGCGCATGCAGTGTTACCATGCGCTCTGGCTCAAGGACAACAACCTGCCCCACAACGCCGAGGCCGCCATGAACAAATGGTGGGGGCCGAAGCTGGCTTTCGACGTGGTGAAACAGTGCCTGCTGGCCCATGGCCATACCGGCTGGGGCGAGGACCTGCCCTTTGCCCAGCGGTTGCGGGATGTCCTTGGCCTGCAGATTGGCGACGGTACCGCGCAGATCATGAAAAACATCATCGCCCGCGAATACCTGCCCGGGTGAGGCAGCGTGAAACAGGAGAACCAATGATCGTCAACGAATCCGGAGGCATACCCAACCGCCTGTTTTTCCGGCTGTTCCAGACCGGCAACATCCTGCAGCGGCAGGTTCAGAACGAAATGGGCATCAGCGCCGTGCAATGGGCCGTGCTGGGGGCGCTGTCGCGGGAAGGGTTCGAGGAAGGCACCTCCTTCAATCAGCTCAAGGAATACCTGTTCGTCAGTCGGCAGAATCTGGACGGCGTTCTGAAGCGCATGGAGCGGGACGGCCATGTGGTTCGCGTACCCGACCCCAGCGACGGCCGGGCCCGGCTGGTAAAACTGACCGACAGCGGCCAGGTGTTCTGGAACAACCTGCAGGGCACGATTGCGGAATTCTATCAGCAGGCCCTACAGAGTATGAGCTTTGATGACGGGGTCAGCCTGCTGCACCTGCTGAAAAAACTGCAGCAGGACATGACCGCCATTTCCCTGACCTCCGCTTCGGCGGATCTGAACCGGTAAGACACCGACGTCTTCACGTTGCGTTTGGCGCCAAAGTAACAGAACTCCAGGCTGTTGTAGCAGGACGCCACGTAACGCCCACCCAGGCCGGCGGTGTTGCCCTGCCGGTAGGCATCCGATTTTTCAAAGGTTGCGCTCAACCTCTGCCACAACCGCGGCAGGATTGATACCAAAGTGATCATAGAGCTCCCCGGCAGAACCGGAAGCACCGTATCCCGTCATGCCGACAAAGCCGCCCGTGCCCAAGTATCTATCCCAACCAAAACGCAGTGCCGCTTCAACACCCACCCGAACCGTTTCCTGGCCAAGAACTTGCTCGCGATAGCCAGGCTCCTGCTGATCAAACAGTTCCCAGCACGGCATGGAAACCACGGCGGTCGGCAGGCCCTTGCGCTGGAGTTCTTCCCTGGCCGCCAGGGCGACCGAAACCTCTGATCCGGTGGCCAGCAAGGTAACGGCCCGTGCCCCGCCCTCGGCTTCCAGCAGCACATAGGCGCCACGGCTGGAAAGGTTTTCCGCCAACCGGGTGTGACGAACCACGGGCAGTTCCTGCTTGGCAAACACCAGGGTATTGGGTCCTGATTTGTGCTCCAGGGCCAGTTGCCAGCACTCGGCGGTTTCCACGGCATCGGCGGGTCGAAACACCCGCATGTTGGGCATGGCGCGTAGCGCGGCGAGGATCTCCACCGGCTGGTGCGTCGGCCCGTTTTTACCAACGCCGATGGAATCGTGACTGAAGACGTAATTGACCGGAAGCCCCATCAATGCAGACATCCGCATGGCCCCTCGCTGGTAATCGGAAAACGCCAGGTAGGTCACCGACAGTGGGATCGCCCCGCCATGGGCGGCGATGCCGTTGGCCATGGCGCCCATCATGTGCTCACGCACGCCACAGTGGATATAGGAACCGGAGCGATCAGCGGCCGTGAAGGCGCTCAGACTCCGTTTGTGGGAGGTGGGCGCTTCAAGGTCGGCACAGGCCACCAGCCGTTCAGGCAGCACCTCAACCAGCAGATCGTTGATTTCCGCCGAGGCGCTGATGCCCGGCCTGGGCGTGTTCTCCTCGACCACCCGCTGTTTGTAATCGTGCAGGACCGTCTCCCAGCCCTGGGGCAGGTCGCCGGCCAGAATCCGGTCAAAGTAGGCACGCTGTCCTGCGGGCATGGCGTCCAGCCGTTGCTGCCAGGTGGCGTAATCGTCTTCGCTTCGGCGGCCCGATGCCCGCCAGCAGGCCAGTATGTCATCGGGGATGGAAAAGGGAGCGTGGGGCCAGCCGAGGAGCTTCCGGGCCGCCCGCGAATCCTCGGAAGACAGCCGGGCACTGTGGCCGCCACGGGTACCCTGAACCCGTGGTACACCGCAACCAATCACGGTGCGGCAGGCCAGCATCGAGGGCCTCGGATCCTTTTTCGCCTCGGCAATGGCGTCCGAGACGGCCTCAAGATCGTGCCCGTCCAGTTCAATCACATGCCAGTGCGCCGCCCGGAACCGGTCCGCCAAGTTCTCGCTGATGGCGAGGCGGGTGTCGCCATCGTCGGTCATCCGGTTGTCATCCCAGAACAGGATCAGCTTACCCAGTTGCAGGTGGCCCGCCAGCGAAATCATTTCCTGGCCCATGCCTTCCTGCAGGCAGCCATCGCCAACAAAGGCGTAGGTGTGGTGGTCGACAATGTCCGCGCCAAACCGTGCGCCCAGCGAAGCCTCCGTAACGGCCATGCCCAGGGCGTTGCAGATGCCCTGGCCAAGCGGCCCGGTGGTGACTTCAATACCGCTGTCGATATCAAACTCGGGGTGGCCGGCGCAATGGGAGCCCAGTTCCCGGAAGGTCTCGATCTGGTCCAGCCCGATCTTTTCGTAACCGGTGAGATACAACAACGAATACAACAGCATCGAGCCATGCCCGTTGGACAGCACAACCCGATCCCGATCCGGCCAGTGCGGGTCGGCGGGGTTGAATTTCAGGTGCCGGGTAAACAGGGCGGTGGCAATGTCCGCCATGCCCAGCGGCACGCCCTGGTGGCCCTCCTGGGCCTTTACGATGGCATCAATTGAAAGAAATCGGATGGCGTTGGCAAGGCTTTTGGAATCGGGGTTGTTCATCGGTTATTTTCCATTCCGGTGTACCAGGTCGCCGCCAGGTTGCGGGCGGCGAATCGTAGATTCTCTTCGGCGTGCGCCAGGGCCTCTGGCAACGTGGTGGCGCGGCGGACGATGCTGTGGACCGCCACGATGCCCTGGTCAAACAGAGCCTCAGCGCCTTCGTTGACGGCGCCGGCGAGGGCCAGTACCGGAACGCCAGCCGCCTTCGCTCTGCGGCTGACACCCACCGGGGTCTTGCCCCGCATCGTCTGGCCATCCAGGCATCCTTCCCCGGTAATCACCAGATCAGCGCCTTCGAGGTGTCGGTCGAATTCCAGCGTCTCGAGCACAATGTCGATACCCGGGCGCAATTCGGCATTGAAGAAGCCCAGGAAAGCCGCCCCCAGTCCACCGGCGGCGCCGGCGCCAGGGAGATCGACAATCCTTCTGCCAGTGGTGTTAAACGCCACCTCGGCAAACCGTTCCAGACAGCCGTCCAGATAACTCACCATCGCCGGGTCGGCGCCTTTCTGGGGCCCGAAGGTGGCGGACGCCCCGTGTTCGCCAATCAGCGGGTTATCCACGTCGCAGGCAACCCGGAACCGGACCTCGGCCAGTCTGGGGTCAAGCGCGTCAAGATCGATGCGCCGGAGATTGGCAAGGGCGGCGCCGCCAGGTGGCAGCTCCCGGTCATCGGCGTCAAGGAATCGGGCGCCCAGGGCCTGGAGCATGCCGGCCCCGGCATCGTTGGTGGCACTGCCACCGAGGGCAATGACAAACTGCCGGGCGCCCCGATCAAGCGCCTTGGTGATGAGTTCGCCGGTGCCCCGCGTGGTGGTCAGGGAGGCATCCCGTGCCTGCGGGGGTATCAAACACAGCCCCGAGGCTGCCGCGCACTCGATGATGGCCGTGCGGCCATCCGCCAGCATGGCCCACCTGGCCTGGACCGGGTCTCCAAGTGGCCCGGTGGCGGTTTCACAGAACCATTCGCCAGCACGGGCGGAGACCAGGGCCTCGGCGGTCCCCTCTCCGCCATCACCTGCCGGCAGTTCCACCAGGTCGGCCAACGGCACAACCGCCCGAAAGCCTTCGGCGATGGCCCTGGCCGCTTGCCGGGCCGTGAGGCTTTCCTTGAATGAATCCGGGGCAATCAGAATTTTCATAGGAGGTCGCTCAGACGAGGTCACGACGCTTGGCATGAACCACCGTGCGCACCGGTTCATCCCCCAGAAAGGCCTCAATGCTGTCCACGACCTGTTGCCAGAGGGACTGCATGGCCTCCTCACTGGCCCAGGCAACGTGCGGTGTCAGAATGACATTGGGGCGATCCAGGATGGTCAGCAGGGGGTTGTCATCCGCAGGCGGCTCTTGGGTCAGGACATCGAAGCCGGCACCGGCAATCAGTCCTTCGTCCAGGGCCGTCACCAGGTCCGCCTCGTTGACCAGACCACCCCGGCCGGTATTGATGACCAGGGGCCTGCGCTTCATTTTTCGGAATTCCGGCAGGGCAATCAGGTCCCGGGTGGTGTCGGTCAGCGGGGCATGCAGGGTGATGATATCGGCCGTTTCCAGCACCTCATCGAACGGGGTATAAGACCCATCGCGGACCCGCTCGCCCTTGCGGCCGGCGTACAGGGGTATCATGCCGAACGCTTCCGCCAGCTTGGCCACGCTCCGGCCCAGGGTACCGGCGCCGATTATGCCGATCCTCGAGCCGCGCAGGTCGCGGATCGGGTGGTTGAAGAAACAGAACTGGCCAGACGCCTGCCACTGGCCATCCATCACATCCTGACGGTAGCCAACCAGGGAGCGACGAAGCGCCAGGATCAGGGCCATGGTGTGTTCGGGCACGGTGTTCACCGCATAGCCCCGGACATTGGAGACAGTGATGCCCAGCTCGGCACAGGCCGCGGTATCGATGACGTCGTAACCGGTGGCCGCCACGGTGATGAACCTCAGATCCGGCAACTGTTCCAGGGTGGCACGCCGTAGCGGCACCTTGTTGGTAATGGCGACCTGGGCGCCCTGGAGCCGCTCGACCACCTGGTCTTCGGCGGTGGCGTCGTAGCATACCCAGTCGTGGTCGCCCCGGGGGCGGTTCAGGTTGACGCTGGGTCCGATGGTTTCGCGATCCAGAAATACAATGCGTGTCATGATCGTCGTCCCTTG from Marinobacter subterrani encodes the following:
- a CDS encoding D-2-hydroxyacid dehydrogenase, producing the protein MTRIVFLDRETIGPSVNLNRPRGDHDWVCYDATAEDQVVERLQGAQVAITNKVPLRRATLEQLPDLRFITVAATGYDVIDTAACAELGITVSNVRGYAVNTVPEHTMALILALRRSLVGYRQDVMDGQWQASGQFCFFNHPIRDLRGSRIGIIGAGTLGRSVAKLAEAFGMIPLYAGRKGERVRDGSYTPFDEVLETADIITLHAPLTDTTRDLIALPEFRKMKRRPLVINTGRGGLVNEADLVTALDEGLIAGAGFDVLTQEPPADDNPLLTILDRPNVILTPHVAWASEEAMQSLWQQVVDSIEAFLGDEPVRTVVHAKRRDLV
- a CDS encoding glycerate kinase, with amino-acid sequence MKILIAPDSFKESLTARQAARAIAEGFRAVVPLADLVELPAGDGGEGTAEALVSARAGEWFCETATGPLGDPVQARWAMLADGRTAIIECAAASGLCLIPPQARDASLTTTRGTGELITKALDRGARQFVIALGGSATNDAGAGMLQALGARFLDADDRELPPGGAALANLRRIDLDALDPRLAEVRFRVACDVDNPLIGEHGASATFGPQKGADPAMVSYLDGCLERFAEVAFNTTGRRIVDLPGAGAAGGLGAAFLGFFNAELRPGIDIVLETLEFDRHLEGADLVITGEGCLDGQTMRGKTPVGVSRRAKAAGVPVLALAGAVNEGAEALFDQGIVAVHSIVRRATTLPEALAHAEENLRFAARNLAATWYTGMENNR